Proteins encoded in a region of the Haloarcula sp. CBA1129 genome:
- a CDS encoding alanine--glyoxylate aminotransferase family protein, producing MTEKREYKDDYQDKTLYLPGPTEVREDVIEAMAEPMFGHRMDRMTDLYTTIVEDTKAFLGTDNDVIVLTASGTEFWESTTLNLVDDSMLVPTSGAFSERQANVAERLGKDVDRVEYDWGTAVKPDDIRDALESGDYDAVGAVMNETSTGVRNPIEEIGDVVAEYPDTYFIVDAISCLGGDQIDIEAHGIDAIFTSTQKAFAMPPGLAVCAVSDAAYERELEKESASWYGGFQRCLDYYDRKGQTHSTPAIPLMLAYRKQMKHMLDETHDARDQRHQEMAEYTREWAREHFDLYPEEGYESQTVTCIENTQDINVAETVEAVSEEYDMVFSSGYGDISEESFRIGHMGEHTVESIKELTDAIEDVADL from the coding sequence GTGACCGAAAAACGCGAATACAAAGACGATTATCAGGACAAGACGCTGTATCTCCCGGGGCCGACAGAGGTGCGCGAGGACGTTATCGAGGCGATGGCCGAGCCGATGTTCGGGCACCGGATGGACCGGATGACGGACCTCTACACCACCATCGTCGAGGACACGAAGGCGTTCCTCGGCACCGACAACGATGTCATCGTGCTCACGGCGTCGGGCACGGAGTTCTGGGAGTCGACGACGCTCAATCTGGTCGATGACAGTATGCTCGTGCCGACCTCCGGCGCGTTCAGTGAGCGTCAGGCCAACGTCGCAGAGCGCCTCGGCAAGGACGTCGACCGCGTCGAGTACGACTGGGGCACGGCAGTCAAACCCGACGACATCCGCGACGCGCTCGAATCCGGCGACTACGACGCCGTCGGTGCAGTGATGAACGAGACCTCGACCGGCGTCCGCAACCCCATCGAGGAGATCGGTGACGTGGTCGCTGAGTACCCGGACACCTACTTCATTGTCGACGCCATCTCCTGTCTCGGCGGCGATCAGATCGACATCGAGGCCCACGGCATCGACGCCATCTTCACGTCCACGCAGAAGGCCTTCGCGATGCCGCCCGGACTCGCGGTCTGTGCTGTCAGCGATGCGGCCTACGAGCGGGAACTGGAGAAGGAGTCGGCGTCGTGGTACGGCGGCTTCCAGCGCTGTCTGGACTACTACGACCGGAAGGGCCAGACCCACTCCACACCGGCGATTCCGCTCATGCTCGCCTACCGCAAACAGATGAAGCATATGCTCGATGAGACCCACGACGCCCGCGACCAGCGCCATCAGGAGATGGCCGAGTACACGCGCGAGTGGGCCCGCGAGCACTTCGATCTGTATCCCGAGGAGGGCTATGAGTCCCAGACAGTGACCTGCATCGAGAACACGCAGGATATCAACGTCGCCGAGACGGTCGAAGCCGTCTCCGAGGAGTACGACATGGTGTTCTCTAGTGGCTACGGCGACATCAGTGAGGAGAGTTTCCGCATCGGACACATGGGCGAACACACCGTCGAGAGCATCAAGGAACTAACCGACGCAATCGAAGACGTCGCAGACCTGTAA